In a single window of the Bactrocera dorsalis isolate Fly_Bdor chromosome 2, ASM2337382v1, whole genome shotgun sequence genome:
- the LOC105231497 gene encoding tubulin alpha-1 chain: MRECISIHVGQAGVQIGNACWELYCLEHGIQPDGQMPSDKTVGGGDDSFNTFFSETGAGKHVPRAVFVDLEPTVVDEVRTGTYRQLFHPEQLITGKEDAANNYARGHYTIGKEIVDLVLDRIRKLADQCTGLQGFLIFHSFGGGTGSGFTSLLMERLSVDYGKKSKLEFAIYPAPQVSTAVVEPYNSILTTHTTLEHSDCAFMVDNEAIYDICRRNLDIERPTYTNLNRLIGQIVSSITASLRFDGALNVDLTEFQTNLVPYPRIHFPLVTYAPVISAEKAYHEQLSVAEITNACFEPANQMVKCDPRHGKYMACCMLYRGDVVPKDVNAAIATIKTKRTIQFVDWCPTGFKVGINYQPPTVVPGGDLAKVQRAVCMLSNTTAIAEAWARLDHKFDLMYAKRAFVHWYVGEGMEEGEFSEAREDLAALEKDYEEVGMDSGDGEGEGAEEY, from the exons atg CGTGAATGTATTTCCATCCATGTCGGTCAAGCTGGTGTCCAGATTGGTAACGCCTGCTGGGAATTGTACTGCTTGGAGCACGGTATCCAGCCTGATGGCCAGATGCCTTCTGATAAGACTGTCGGCGGTGGTGATGATTCATTCAATACCTTCTTCAGCGAAACTGGAGCCGGCAAACATGTTCCCCGCGCCGTGTTCGTTGATTTGGAACCCACTGTAGTTGATGAAGTCCGCACTGGTACCTACCGTCAATTGTTCCACCCTGAACAGTTGATCACTGGTAAGGAAGACGCTGCCAACAACTATGCCCGTGGTCACTACACCATTGGTAAGGAAATCGTCGATTTGGTTTTGGATCGCATCCGCAAATTGGCCGATCAATGTACTGGTCTGCAAGGTTTCCTTATCTTCCATTCCTTCGGTGGTGGTACCGGTTCCGGTTTCACTTCCCTTTTGATGGAACGTCTCTCCGTCGATTATGGAAAGAAATCGAAATTGGAATTCGCCATCTACCCAGCCCCTCAGGTGTCGACTGCTGTAGTCGAACCATATAACTCGATTTTGACCACCCACACAACACTGGAGCATTCGGACTGCGCATTCATGGTTGATAACGAAGCTATCTACGATATTTGCCGTCGTAACTTGGATATTGAACGTCCTACCTACACTAACTTGAATCGTTTGATTGGCCAAATTGTGTCATCTATCACCGCTTCGTTGCGTTTCGATGGTGCCCTCAATGTGGATTTGACTGAATTCCAGACTAACTTGGTGCCCTACCCACGTATTCACTTCCCACTGGTTACCTATGCTCCTGTAATCTCTGCTGAGAAGGCCTACCACGAGCAATTGTCTGTTGCTGAGATCACCAACGCTTGCTTCGAACCAGCCAACCAGATGGTGAAATGTGACCCACGTCACGGCAAATACATGGCCTGTTGTATGTTGTACCGTGGTGATGTTGTGCCCAAGGATGTCAATGCCGCCATTGCTACCATCAAGACCAAGCGCACCATCCAGTTCGTGGATTGGTGTCCCACTGGTTTCAAGGTCGGTATTAACTACCAGCCACCTACTGTGGTGCCTGGTGGCGATTTGGCTAAGGTGCAGCGCGCTGTCTGCATGTTGTCCAACACCACAGCCATTGCCGAGGCCTGGGCTCGTTTGGATCACAAATTCGATTTGATGTATGCCAAGCGTGCTTTCGTGCACTGGTATGTCGGTGAGGGTATGGAAGAAGGTGAATTCTCCGAAGCTCGTGAGGATTTGGCTGCCCTCGAGAAGGATTACGAGGAAGTCGGTATGGACTCTGGTGACGGTGAAGGTGAAGGTGCTGAAGAATATTAA
- the LOC105231498 gene encoding 40S ribosomal protein S3, giving the protein MSLNISKKRKFVADGMFKAELNEFLTRELAEDGYSGVEVRVTPARTEIIIMATKTQQVLGEKGRRIRELTAMVQKRFNFEPGRIELYAEKVATRGLCAIAQAESLRYKLTGGLAVRRACYGVLRFIMESGAKGCEVVVSGKLRGQRAKSMKFVDGLMIHSGDPCNDYVETATRHVLLRQGVLGIKVKIMLPYDPKNKIGPKKPLPDNVSVVEPKEEKIYETPETEYKIPPPKPLEELVEVPKVL; this is encoded by the exons atgagCCTTAATATCTCGAAAAAACGCAAG TTCGTTGCCGATGGCATGTTCAAGGCTGAATTGAACGAGTTCTTGACTCGTGAACTCGCCGAGGATGGTTACTCTGGAGTTGAGGTCCGCGTTACCCCTGCCCGCACTGAAATCATCATCATGGCCACCAAAACACAACAAGTGTTGGGTGAGAAGGGTCGTCGCATTCGTGAGTTGACTGCTATGGTACAAAAGCGTTTCAATTTCGAGCCTGGTCGTATCGAATTGTACGCCGAGAAAGTGGCCACTCGTGGTCTGTGCGCTATTGCACAGGCTGAGTCTTTGCGTTATAAGTTGACCGGAGGTTTGGCGGTGCGTCGTGCCTGTTACGGTGTATTGCGTTTCATTATGGAATCCGGTGCTAAAGGCTGTGAAGTCGTTGTATCCGGCAAATTGCGCGGTCAACGTGCCAAGTCAATGAAATTCGTTGACGGTCTGATGATCCACTCTGGTGATCCATGCAACGATTACGTTGAAACAGCTACCCGTCACGTCTTGTTGCGTCAAGGTGTTTTGGGTATTAAGGTGAAAATTATGTTGCCCTACGATCCCAAGAACAAGATCGGCCCCAAGAAGCCACTGCCCGACAATGTTTCGGTTGTGGAGCCAAAAGAAGAGAAGATTTACGAAACCCCTGAGACAGAATACAAAATCCCACCACCCAAGCCATTGGAGGAATTGGTGGAAGTACCaaaagttttgtaa